The genomic window TCTTTGTACCTAATCATGTCGGTGACAGGGACCACCAACCTTTTCGATGAAGCTGCATCACTGATGTCAAAAACCTGTGATGGTGGTCTATAGACACGGTAGATTAGCAATTCGGATTTGCGCCCCTAACTATCGTTTGTGCGCTCCACCTGAATAAAAGCCCGCCCTCGTAACTGCTCCTCAGTGAGACTGACAGTCTACTCTGCCGATAAAGATGCAGGATCCCTCCTGATCCAGCCCAAAACCACTGTGACGTTGGACAGCGGGTTGCATGGCCAATCCTGTGACAAGGCACGTGTAGAGGAGGGACAAGACAGCAGCGGGCCTGTTGTCAAAGTGAGTGTCATAGTCTGGGCACAGCTCATGAGGATAACGTAGGTGGAGCGACAGCTCCGACAGTtctactgaaacaaacagaaacagtggaTTTGTTCAACCAGGTCCGAGAGCGCATGTGTTAAATATTTTGTGTCGACTAATCCCCATTATTGACTGCGTCCGTGGCTTCGTTCGTGGTAGATTAAATACACGcgagtgaatgaaaaaaaggggaggTGCGAGATATCCACCTATTCACAGACTTGTCGTGATGAGAGATGGCCAAGTTGGCGTGTACTCGTGACACTACGACCTCCTACAATAAAATAACCTGCGTTCATTAGctacaacagttttttttttacgagaaAGTGCTGCACAGTAACagaataaagtaaaaaaaaaaacccttcaactCAATGCGAAATTGTATTTCTCTTTGACATTCATATGCAGCAGGGGTACTGTTGGGCTTTACACGCGCCATTCAAATGTGCTAATATTCTGACCGTCAGCTGTTCTACAACTCTGCCACGTGGTTCTTGCAGGGCAAAATGACGCAGCGCACACAGCTCTTCCAATGAGCTACGCGAGTGTGCGCGGACATGTGAGAGCGGACAAGCTAGGGCGTGGTTAGGATAAACGCGCACATGTTTTGAGCTGTGTAGAGGCTGTAGTGAAAAACTTCTCCTTGGCTCAGAAGACGCTAGACTGGGAcgagtataaaaaaaaaaaaaacaccgagTCAGTCTGCGCGCTCTCCGCCCATTCAGACGAATGAACACAGTCACACGCGCCTGCACTCGCATTGTCATGTGAGGGGATGCCATTGGCGCGCCACCCCCAGACATATGGTTCATGAACGCTTGTGACCCTGGACACTGGGAAAATGGGGTGAGATGTGTGGTCGCTCTGAATAAGagaaataacatttaaattttatGAAGCAGgcataattttatttttacaatattaaaaatcTGACCTCTTCAAAACTAACACCCAAAAACACTTAcacaatgactgtttttttaagTGCCTCAGTGTAATCAAAGGCCTTACAGCATGTTCCAATGATGTTCATTTTAGCCATTAGCACATGGTCAATTCACAACACTTAAAAGCTACACAGAAAAGAGttttcaaatacaaaattattCTCAGGTTTCCAGGCATTGCCGAGATAAGACTATAAAAAGTGCAAGAACACAAAGCCAGTTAACTTCTGAACTTGAGTCCAGCAATATCATTCTACATCTGTTACCATTACCAGTGCAAATTCTCTGTTGTAACGACGCTTGGGTCTTACAGTTGTAGTCCTTGTCTGTATGCAGCATGGACTGTACCTGTTTTTTAAAGTGCATATTACCGAGTCGTTTCGCACAAAGGATCAGGTCTGTGGGCTGGAAAGGCCATAGAGGCTGGGGGCAGTTTTCAGGCCTGGATGGATGCTAACATAGAGTGTATCAGCAGTAGAGAACTTGATGAACGTTGCACGGGTCTCTCGGCTGTCTGCCCTCGCCGCCGCGACAGCCATGATCTCCATGATGCTGAGAAGACTGGCTTCACTGTATTAcatgagagatggagaaagcgACATAAGGCAGATGTTTGGCTAGATTTATGCTAAAGAGTTTGGTGTTGTGCCTTGGGTACAGAGCAACGATTCTCAAACCACTTTACGGGTAAGCCACATCTTTCAAAATGTGTTCCATCTAGTCCGTGGCTTGAATAGCTGATAGTATGACATGCTTTAGTGTGAAATGGAACAAAATGTTTGAAGCACCCAAAAACTGGCTTGGGATACCATCACCATGTTTATACACATTAATACTCCGATGTTAACCCATATGTCTATTCAAGTATTGCGGCCATGAACTGAATAAGACATAACTGAGtgtgaaaaaacattttaaggCGTGGAGTGTAAGAAACACTTTGTGTTATACTGCACAAACCCAAGCACGTTCTTATGTATGGTCTAGTTTTTGCATAACTATGCATGTTAGTAGCACTCTCTACTCATGTATGATGTATGCAAAAACACTTGTGTGTCACATTTTGTTGTGCATGTAaattgtgttgtgtaaatataGCACCAAATAAAGACACTGTGTGCATGTAAACATTAAGTTTTAACTCAGGTTGAACAAATCAAGTGTGAATCATTCTAAAATGTGACAGTGCGACTCACACACCTTTAAGTCTACTGATTGGAGTTGTAAACTCAGGCTCGAAAGGAAGGCCCATCATTCTGTACCTGCTCTATTTCAACATCAGCTGATTTTCTCAAACCAAGAGTTTAGTGCTCATTTGACCATAAGAATTTGACTTAAATAGAACAAATGAGTGGAATGGCATTAGGCTCTGAAAAACTAAACCTTACCATTCCACCAACTAGGTTTTTGAAATAATTCTGTGGAACAACAGGCACTTCAAATATTCCTTTCTAGGGTCATTTGTttgatcatttcagttttttaaagaCGAGTCTTGCGTAGCCGCCTGACCTGCCCACATGAATGCTGGAAGCAATGCACCAAGCAGCTTCACTCTCAGGTGTTGGTGGCTCCTGTAGGATCCTGCGTGCGAGACAGACTGCAGCACCAGCCAGCTGGGCAGGTAGATACACCACACACTGGCCCTCTAGCAGAGAGAGCTCCAACAAGTAGCGTGCCATCAACACTACCTGGTcacaaaacagaagaggagCAGCAGGCTTGAGACAGGGTTTATCAAAAATGGTGTCCAGGAGCAGATTCTACCAGAAGCAAGTATTAAATGCTACAGCATTATTTTACCATAAGAGTTAAGTTTCATTAACCAATGTGAAAATTGGTCTATCAGAATACAGCACTTTACATATTGCTTGATGTTTTGCAAACAtaacttcaaaaagaaaatggattAAACTACCATGCTACCCTGTTCTTTTAGTCCTGTCGAGTAAGCAAAGTTGTGGAGGGATGGCAGAATGCTTTTCAAGTATctagtgtttttaaaaacactgtgagCAATtctacagaaataaatacatcacaCAAGCAAATGGGAAGCCAGACCTTATCACTGCATCGTGCGATTGAGGCAGTGAGAAGCAGGAAGTGCAGGGGTGGACAATGGGACAGCTCAAACCTTAGTCCACAGAGAACTCGCCGCTCCATACGCAAGAGTTGTGCTTTACTGTAGGCGTTCTGCATCAGGTAACATAACTCAGACACCTCCATgggcagaggaaaaataaaaccagtCAGATTCTGACAGGATTTCCAGAGCAGTTCTGGTAAAATAATCTTTGGTCTGATGCTCATATTTGGCAGTGAATGGTAGAATGGAAAATTTTACTACTCACGCAAAAGCATTTCTATTGTCTAAGTCACTAATCCCTTCCATTTTGCTTACTGTGGACACATTTTACATCATGAATAAGTTTTAAAGCAAAAGAATCAAATGTTCATTTCTGggtcagtaaaaaaaaccaatatGATGTCTTGGGCCAGGCCACccctcttactttttttttcttttctttttttgggggggggggggggggggggggggcgcaatgTTCAGTTCTGAAGAGAACTTTTACTCATTGCTCAGAATAGCTAACTGACTAGACCAAATTGGTAGTTAATGGAAAAAGTCGGTCTGCTCTGTTCTACCTCAGGAAGCAGACACTCCTCTTTTTTAGCAGCTAAAAAGAGGCAAACCATGCCCAGAAGCTGCAAGCTGGCTATGGACACTTTGATACGACGGAGGGATTGGTTCAGCAGGTGCACCGCCAGGTAAAGGGTTTCCTCTGAGAAATGGAACAACATCTGTGGGGGTGCAGTAATTGTAGCatagccaaaaaaagaaaaaaaaaactacatcaGTTTTGTTACTGTAAATTGTATACAAAACATTGAAAATTTTACCATGAGCAGAGGGAAATTTAATACATGCAAgatgcagagaaaatgaaaagtactCACATGAACCTTAACTAGCCAGTCGACGAGGATGGCACGCATGGCGTCTGTGAAGGGTGGGGGCAAGTCAGCATTAGGGAAGGCACAACGCAGCTGAGTCCTCTATGGAAAAACAGGTCATTTAACAAACAGCAGAGGTTACACACTATTTCAGaccaaaaaaatgaactgtaaaaaaaaaaaatgaactgtatAACTGTAAATAACTTAAAACCATAAACAACTGTCATAT from Chanos chanos chromosome 2, fChaCha1.1, whole genome shotgun sequence includes these protein-coding regions:
- the ccnp gene encoding cyclin-P, with the protein product MAQTGFCDSRPLPDLHKKAEERCAPLRTWANSCPLKESRTPSEGEKLGEPKYQTEQTYRWVRRLPLSAEDGIIMDYAEQNGSLHQVTGCERKALMDCLTGLSGLQSLTELLPGLLHRELERAMSKMGLICDRTFAWDVFTEMMRTQLRCAFPNADLPPPFTDAMRAILVDWLVKVHMLFHFSEETLYLAVHLLNQSLRRIKVSIASLQLLGMVCLFLAAKKEECLLPEVSELCYLMQNAYSKAQLLRMERRVLCGLRFELSHCPPLHFLLLTASIARCSDKVVLMARYLLELSLLEGQCVVYLPAQLAGAAVCLARRILQEPPTPESEAAWCIASSIHVGSEASLLSIMEIMAVAAARADSRETRATFIKFSTADTLYVSIHPGLKTAPSLYGLSSPQT